The proteins below come from a single Danio aesculapii chromosome 23, fDanAes4.1, whole genome shotgun sequence genomic window:
- the szrd1 gene encoding SUZ domain-containing protein 1 — protein MDDEEVAESWEEAADSGEMERRLEEKLRISQKERLSSGSSSRSPMRTAIVIQDDSLPAAPPPQIRILKRPSSNGSLGSSALQTRPSPQVKSLAQREAEYAEARKRILGSATPDDTPQERPNSDRSPRGSSHTLSEENRPGNHVVRQPAGPDGTQGFHHQRR, from the exons ATGGATGATGAGGAGGTCGCCGAGAGCTGGGAAGAGGCTGCCGACAGCGGG GAAATGGAGAGGAGACTAGAGGAAAAACTTAGAATCAGTCAAAAAGAAAG ACTTTCAAGTGGCAGTTCGAGCCGCTCTCCGATGAGAACAGCGATCGTAATTCAGGACGATTCCCTCCCCGCCGCACCCCCACCTCAGATCCGTATTTTGAAGCGACCCTCCAGTAATGGATCTTTAGGATCATCTGCGCTGCAGACTCGACCCTCCCCGCAAGTGAAATCCTTAGCTCAGCGAGAGGCAGAATACGCAGAGGCAAGGAAGAGAATCCTCGGCAGTGCAACTCCTGATGACACGCCACAGGAGAGACCCAACTCAGACCG ATCTCCACGCGGGAGCAGCCATACACTTTCAGAGGAAAACAGACCAGGAAACCATGTGGTTCGACAGCCAGCAGGTCCAGACGGTACACAAGGCTTTCACCACCAGCGCAGATAG